The Lathyrus oleraceus cultivar Zhongwan6 chromosome 5, CAAS_Psat_ZW6_1.0, whole genome shotgun sequence genome includes the window caataataccactccagataaccGTCTACTGcatcagatggagtggtggccacGGTAGATGAACCGATCACAGCGATAACACTCTGATGGTAACtgatccaatcaacatcaatatccgtcgccatcatacaatccagaggtggggatggaacatactgcctatacccgaactgacgtaaacatctATCAGGGAAGTATGGGACAACTGtttcaccccacttcaaacagcccctgtaaagacatatctcatcaaatacacactatgctctatgatcctcaaatggtcgccatatgacgtcggcaggtgtcagctcgtccaaaataggtcgtaaatcatcgaccttcaggactccctacctatacgaccatctcatcgctcgggGAAGACCACAGTTATCAGTAGGTttccaattctcccctctttttccaacagttggaaagtactcgtgaatccaacactattacaaaatacaaacataataaataaaacaaattaatttaacatattttataaaatgaatccaacacttaattaacataattaaattatatacctgtaggagagtaggatatccaccgagctgtttgcaactgtacatggacgcatctccaagatatcggtaaagggtaactagtgcagctgctccccaactatatcctgaacatccatccaagtccctaaacaggaggaggtatcgtgtctctacaagtgtaaaggtcttatcagcaaatatggtggaacccaccaacatcaatagatatgctctagtcgcatatgcccagctggaagcagctctatgatgtacgaataaatcatataaccactccaacttgtaatacgaccccctacagctacgaacatgtgactgtgcctgaccctgtgacactcctaggtagtcaacaacaagttcaacagctagctcttcagtcacatcctgaggactccagaagatacccctgatgggcaagcgaagtagacatgcgacatcatctaaagtaatgttcatttcaccaaacggcatgtgaaatgaagatgtctctagatgccatctttccacaaatgcagagacaagatttgtgtctatcttgttcagactCGTTCTCTGCAGTGAAGATAAACCggatctagatacccaactctccatttgtggtggaagagccaatggaaccctagaagtcaacttcagtccatgtccggcaaccttcaactctttctttggacctctttccaaaaaacaattaaaacacatattagaaaacaaattataaaatattcaactattattcattttcaaatatagcccgtttacttacctcaccgaaccatatatgtggagcaacatgatgctcgtacttcaccaaaagagacgtatcgtacgaccctcctggatatccagccggctcagttgcagctgcagatgaagatgcaccccggtctaacgtgcggactggaatctggccatctgcacctcgtcttcgaaccacagcaaaaaaaaatatttaaaaaaataattaaaattaaaaaaaaaaaaaaattacgtaccggaacacttcaaagaagagttccggttagtaaaaaacaaaaaaagtcttccggaacactttcttaaagagttccggtatacatcatccaaaccggaagtctttaagaaagacttccggtatacaagtatacaaaccggaagactttctaaaagacttccggttcagtGCCCCTTAAAGGCAACAAACCGGAACTCTTtagagaagtgttccggtatacaattAATGAACTGGAAGACTTACTCTGAGTGTTCCGGTTTACAATGCAAAAGAGCTAAATATTTGTCTTCTCCGGAAGTCTTCaacgaaaatggtaaaaaaaaattgaaatggaaaatataccctatttatatgagggcATTTTGGTCAAAGAAATTTAAATGTAGGGGTGTAGGTACAATTGTAGAGGTACAGGGTAAAATTTTCATAATGTAACTGTAATCCAAAACATTGAGTCCAAATATCAATGTTTTGAATCTAGAAAAATATAGATTCCACGTATTCATCATCTTTCATTTTGAACATTTCAAAAGCCTAAATCTTTCATTTTGAACATTTCAAAAGCCTAATTAAGAAATTTTCCTTAAACTATTTAACTTTTTTTTTGGGTTATCTTCGTAGTTAAGACATATCGAATCATGAACCATAGATTTCGTTGATTCTTTAAGTAAGTTGTTTTTCTTTTTAATCCATTATTTCTACACTTATTTAATCATTTCACGTTATTATTTACTTTTTACAATTTCTCGTTTATGGAAGGCTAAATATATTTATGAAAAATCAATGACCTCCTATATTCATAAAAAAAGGATAAATGTGACATCTCTATGAGTTTATTCCTTTCTTAAAAAAAAGATGTAACTGTGACGCACTAATGTACCTAAGAGACAATTTAGTAGTAATGTTTTAATTACAAGAAAGCTTTCTTAAAACTCCCTAAGTGTCAAAAATAATTTTATAGCAATTACAAAGCATGAAGTGTTGTTACATGCAACTCAAGGAGATA containing:
- the LOC127082158 gene encoding protein MAIN-LIKE 1-like, with product MLVGSTIFADKTFTLVETRYLLLFRDLDGCSGYSWGAAALVTLYRYLGDASMYSCKQLGGYPTLLQCWIHEYFPTVGKRGENWKPTDNCGLPRAMRWSYRGCLKWGETVVPYFPDRCLRQFGYHQSVIAVIGSSTVATTPSDAVDGI